In a single window of the Nicotiana tomentosiformis chromosome 8, ASM39032v3, whole genome shotgun sequence genome:
- the LOC104097883 gene encoding oleosin Ara h 15.0101: MSDQQKELHRSTPSYESLRFMAAGTLGAALLGLSSLTFAGTVIFLILVTPLLIMASPILVPAVIIHVLISAGFLFSGGSGIGALAAMFWTYRNVGGKNLFGADQLDFARMKIASKAWGMKERAKEGGQSVQNKAQETTQA; this comes from the coding sequence ATGTCTGATCAGCAGAAAGAACTGCATAGATCAACTCCAAGTTATGAATCCTTGAGGTTCATGGCAGCAGGAACACTTGGTGCTGCTTTGTTAGGTTTGTCCAGTCTGACCTTTGCAGGGACAGTTATATTTCTGATCCTTGTCACCCCATTACTTATCATGGCCAGCCCAATTCTTGTCCCGGCTGTGATAATTCATGTCCTGATCAGCGCCGGTTTCTTGTTCTCTGGCGGGTCAGGCATAGGGGCATTAGCTGCGATGTTCTGGACGTATAGAAACGTCGGTGGGAAAAACCTGTTTGGGGCAGACCAACTTGACTTTGCTAGGATGAAGATTGCGAGCAAAGCTTGGGGTATGAAGGAAAGAGCTAAAGAGGGTGGACAATCTGTGCAGAACAAGGCTCAAGAGACTACTCAAGCCTAA